In Miscanthus floridulus cultivar M001 chromosome 5, ASM1932011v1, whole genome shotgun sequence, one genomic interval encodes:
- the LOC136451630 gene encoding short-chain dehydrogenase TIC 32 B, chloroplastic-like, with the protein MGILSLITGKAGASGFGSASTAEQVTDGVDASRLTVVITGGASGIGLETSRVFALRGAHVVIAARNTEAASEARKTIMEKNPTARIDVLKLDLSSLKSVRAFADQFNSMKLPLDILINNAGVMFCPFQLSKDGVEMQFATNHLGHFLLTNLLLDTMKATAKSTGIEGRIVNLSSVAHHHTYPKGIDFDKLNDEKIYNDKMAYGQSKLANLLHAKELSRRLKEEGANITVNSVHPGLIMTNLMRHSFVLMKVLQVATYILWKNVPQGAATTCYAGLNPQLKGVTGKYFADCNVEKTSKLARSEELAKQLWDFSEELIKSAK; encoded by the exons ATGGGTATCCTCTCGCTCATCACCGGCAAGGCGGGCGCCAGCGGGTTCGGGTCCGCGTCCACGGCGGAGCAGGTCACCGACGGCGTCGATGCCAGCCGCCTCACCGTCGTTATCACAG GAGGAGCTAGTGGCATTGGTCTGGAGACCTCAAGAGTCTTCGCCCTGAGAGGAGCCCATGTGGTCATTGCTGCTAGAAACACAGAAGCTGCATCAGAAGCAAGGAAGACCATCATGGAGAAGAACCCAACAGCACGCATTGATGTTCTGAAGCTTGACCTCAGCTCCCTCAAGTCTGTCAGGGCTTTCGCGGACCAGTTCAACTCGATGAAACTTCCTCTGGACATCCTGAT AAATAATGCAGGTGTGATGTTCTGCCCTTTCCAGCTGTCTAAAGATGGGGTTGAGATGCAATTTGCGACCAATCATCTTG GACACTTTCTGCTTACAAATCTCCTCCTTGATACTATGAAAGCCACTGCCAAGTCTACGGGTATTGAGGGTCGCATTGTGAACTTGTCATCAGTTGCCCACCACCATACTTATCCAAAGGGAATTGACTTTGATAAACTCAACGATGAGAAAAT ATACAACGACAAAATGGCTTATGGACAGTCTAAGCTGGCAAACTTACTGCATGCGAAGGAGCTCTCTAGAAGGCTGAAG GAAGAAGGAGCAAACATCACAGTTAACAGTGTCCATCCTGGATTGATCATGACCAATTTGATGAGGCACTCCTTTGTTCTCATGA AGGTGCTTCAGGTTGCCACTTACATACTGTGGAAGAATGTACCCCAG GGAGCCGCAACTACTTGTTATGCTGGACTGAACCCACAACTCAAGGGAGTGACAGGAAAATACTTTGCTGACTGCAACGTGGAGAAGACGAGCAAActggcgaggagcgaggagttggCGAAGCAACTCTGGGACTTCAGCGAGGAGCTGATCAAGTCTGCGAAATGA